A genomic segment from Nicotiana sylvestris chromosome 1, ASM39365v2, whole genome shotgun sequence encodes:
- the LOC104242173 gene encoding uncharacterized protein, with translation MGKLQGQRLPLQQNIDGSRTFFCRMGLSRIFSFKCIVVLVLSIALFLSALFWIIPHRSKPSGFDAKEAIKLASTTQAYFRLEKPVSDIVPHIARLEYDILEEIAIPGIKVAVLSVHGAGVANQTDIIFGFLPDPVDSSISPVSLSLLKSALLDLYLRDTNLTLTSSIFGRLCSFEVLKCPGGITMILERLSILNLPDILFNFTLHNSTDEIRENFIELKEQLNFYLRLRTDEHVFLQVTNKIGSTKDPPVIVEASLYSDSGRIPAQRLQQLAQIIMGSVPATNLGLDHSIFGKVKQVRLSSFLNRTGDAAPPTLPPAPTPAPSPNEPLWPSPSPSPAVSSSPAPLPNCHRFLRSHDKLHCSSTRGKEPSGSPSPMADPPSPVTNTSPRSSSSRIVASPSPYAPSYPPKLSPGLKLSPGPSPLSAESYGSGNMRNVRDDISRPLMSSSISSSSSSFAPDFSYKELCLFWLFGLTVLHILN, from the exons ATGGGGAAATTGCAAGGACAGAGACTGCCTTTGCAGCAGAACATCGATGGTTCTAGAACCTTCTTCTGTCGGATGGGTCTTTCTAGAATCTTCAGTTTCAAGTGTATCGTCGTTTTGGTACTGAGTATTGCCCTTTTTCTCTCTGCCTTATTCTGGATCATTCCACATCGTTCTAAGCCATCTGGATTCGACGCCAAAGAGGCAATCAAACTTGCCT CCACTACTCAAGCATACTTCAGATTGGAGAAGCCAGTTTCAGATATTGTTCCCCACATTGCAAGACTGGAGTATGATATTTTGGAAGAGATTGCTATCCCTGGCATAAAG GTTGCAGTCCTATCCGTGCATGGAGCAGGTGTGGCTAACCAGACTGACATAATATTTGGCTTTCTTCCGGATCCAGTTGATTCTTCTATTTCTCCAGTGTCCTTAAGTCTATTGAAGTCTGCTTTATTAGATCTATATCTTCGAGATACCAATTTGACACTAACTTCCTCGATTTTTGGACGGCTGTGTTCATTTGAGGTCTTGAAATGTCCTGGTGGAATCACTATGATACTCGAACGCTTATCCATTTTGAACCTACCCGATATCCTCTTCAATTTTACTCTCCATAATTCTACCGATGAAATAAGGGAAAATTTTATTGAGCTGAAGGAACAACTGAATTTTTACTTGCGTCTCAGGACGGATGAG CATGTATTTTTACAGGTAACAAATAAAATTGGCTCCACTAAAGATCCCCCAGTTATTGTCGAAGCTTCACTATATTCAGACTCTGGGAGAATACCGGCTCAGAGGTTACAACAATTGGCTCAAATAATTATGGGATCTGTTCCTGCAACTAATCTTGGCCTTGATCACTCTATTTTTGGTAAAGTGAAGCAAGTACGTTTATCTTCCTTTCTAAACCGTACTGGTGACGCTGCCCCACCAACCCTTCCTCCTGCTCCAACTCCAGCTCCTTCTCCAAATGAACCTTTGTGGCCATCACCTTCCCCATCACCAGCTGTTTCTTCATCTCCAGCTCCCTTGCCCAACTGTCATAGGTTCCTACGATCACATGATAAGCTTCATTGTAGCTCAACTCGTGGAAAAGAGCCTAGCGGTTCTCCATCTCCCATGGCTGATCCACCTTCTCCTGTGACAAATACTAGTCCACGTTCAAGTAGTTCCAGAATTGTAGCAAGCCCATCACCATATGCTCCCAGTTATCCTCCTAAATTAAGTCCCGGGTTGAAGCTGTCTCCTGGTCCTTCTCCTTTATCTGCTGAATCATATGGCTCTGGTAACATGAGGAATGTAAGAGATGACATATCTCGTCCACTAATGTCTTCCTCAATCTCATCTTCATCATCAT CTTTTGCACCTGACTTTTCTTATAAGGAGCTTTGCTTATTCTGGTTATTCGGATTAACAGTACTTCATATCCTTAATTGA